A genomic segment from Lagenorhynchus albirostris chromosome X, mLagAlb1.1, whole genome shotgun sequence encodes:
- the LOC132512982 gene encoding G protein-coupled receptor associated sorting protein 3-like isoform X1: MAGVKNASRKNRSRKNESKKKTKTENRAGVQAEAKREATGVVRSVAKTQAKAIAKAGTQEDPVAEVKAESKNKIVTEMKEGALADFSPKAEDEATRASRFCSVAEASAESSAESRSTCKDKTGIDTWFWAEEEASVGSWFWNGEEAGNRFSAKDEGKADICPPSCAKNLEPVAGANCKARPGAEEEEEENVIGSWFWDGDETSFDPNPRPVSRIIKPQPVDEINEKDRPKDWSEVTIWPKAPAVTPAVLGFRSQVPFEKKPPSYVVLASAEENTHSLPVATACPSRSTPSSSQPVSEYPFGSDPCIQTIEEIRRQIRIREVNGIKPFACPCKMECYMDSEEFEKLVTLLKSTTDPLIHKIAQIAMGIINVHPFAQEFINEVGVVTLIESLLSFPSSEMRKKAVITLNPPSGDERQRKVELHVKHMCKETMSFPLNSPGQQSGLKILGQLATDSNHHHIVANYFSELFHLLSLGNRKTRNLVLKVLLNMSENPTAARDMINIKALAALKLIFNQKEAKANLVSAVAIFINIKEHIRKGSIVVVDHLSYNTLMAIFREVKVIIETM; the protein is encoded by the coding sequence ATGGCTGGGGTTAAGAATGCAAGTAGAAAGAATAGGAGTAGAAAGAATGAGAGTAAAAAGAAGACCAAAACTGAAAATAGGGCTGGTGTACAAGCTGAAGCCAAGAGGGAGGCTACTGGCGTAGTCAGATCTGTAGCCAAGACCCAGGCCAAAGCAATAGCCAAGGCAGGGACTCAGGAAGATCCAGTGGCAGAGGTGAAGGCAGAGTCTAAGAACAAGATTGTTACTGAGATGAAGGAAGGAGCTCTGGCAGATTTCAGTCCCAAAGCTGAAGATGAGGCCACTAGAGCATCTCGGTTTTGTTCTGTGGCTGAGGCTAGTGCTGAGTCCAGTGCTGAGTCCAGGTCTACGTGTAAAGATAAGACTGGTATTGATACCTGGTTTTGGGCTGAGGAAGAAGCCAGTGTTGGTTCCTGGTTCTGGAATGGAGAAGAGGCTGGTAATCGTTTCAGTGCTAAGGATGAAGGTAAAGCTGATATTTGTCCCCCATCCTGTGCTAAGAATTTGGAGCCTGTGGCTGGGGCCAACTGCAAGGCTaggccaggggctgaggaggaggaggaggagaacgTTATTGGGAGCTGGTTTTGGGATGGAGATGAAACTAGTTttgaccctaaccctagacctGTGAGCAGGATAATTAAGCCCCAGCCTGTggatgaaattaatgaaaaagatagGCCCAAGGACTGGTCTGAGGTAACTATCTGGCCCAAAGCTCCTGCTGTAACTCCAGCAGTGTTAGGCTTTAGATCCCAAGTCCCATTTGAGAAAAAGCCTCCTTCATATGTTGTCCTGGCCTCCGCTGAGGAAAATACCCATTCTTTGCCTGTGGCAACAGCGTGCCCTTCTAGGAGCACTCCCTCAAGCTCACAGCCTGTCTCTGAGTACCCATTTGGTTCTGACCCTTGTATCCAGACCATAGAGGAGATTAGACGCCAAATCAGGATCAGGGAGGTGAATGGGATTAAGCCATTTGCTTGCCCTTGCAAAATGGAATGCTACATGGATTCTGAGGAGTTTGAAAAACTTGTTACCTTACTTAAATCAACTACTGATCCTCTCATTCATAAAATAGCTCAAATTGCAATGGGGATCATTAATGTTCATCCATTTGCCCAAGAGTTCATTAATGAGGTGGGTGTAGTGACACTTATTGAAAGCTTGcttagttttccttcctctgaaatgagaaaaaaggcTGTAATTACTCTGAATCCCCCCTCTGGGGATGAAAGACAACGCAAGGTTGAATTACATGTTAAGCATATGTGTAAGGAAACCATGTCTTTTCCCTTGAACTCACCTGGACAGCAATCCGGATTAAAGATACTAGGACAACTGGCTACTGATTCTAACCATCACCACATTGTTGCCAATTACTTTTCAGAGCTTTTTCATTTGCTCTCCCTGGGAAATCGTAAAACCAGAAATCTTGTTTTGAAAGTACTTTTGAATATGTCTGAAAATCCAACTGCAGCCAGAGACATGATCAATATAAAAGCATTAGCAGCATTAAAACTCATCTTTAACCAAAAAGAGGCAAAAGCCAATCTCGTTAGTGCTGTGGCCATATTTATTAACATAAAGGAGCATATCAGAAAGGGCTCAATTGTAGTTGTTGATCATTTGAGTTATAATACACTCATGGCCATTTTCCGTGAAGTTAAAGTGATCATCGAAACAATGTAA
- the GPRASP2 gene encoding G-protein coupled receptor-associated sorting protein 2 has translation MTGAEIEPGVQAKPEKKPGEEVGGGAERENEVPMVVRPKVRTQATPGARPKTESKAMAGARPKTESKAMVGARPKTESQTMAGARPKAESQTMAGARPKTESQAMAGARLKTEARAVGGARPKTEAKAIPGARPKDEAQAWAQTEFGAEAMSQSEGVSQTNAVTWPLVNTESGSAAKPMALSVDRELVNVDTETFPGSQVQTGIQPWFGSGEETNMGSWCYPRSRAREEASNESGFWSADETSTMSSFWAGEEASIRSWPREEANTRSRHRAKHQPNPRSRPRSKQEPYIDSWSGSEEESGNPFCLWAGENTNNLFRPRVRDEANMRSKLRTKREDFFESESEDEYYKESWFLPGEEANSRFRPRDKEESNTVLKPRAQKDVNNSDRVKQEPRFEEEVIIGSWFWAEKEVSMEAGASAICESEPGAEEGAIGGSLFWAEEKSSLGAVAREETRPESEEEAIFGSWFWDRDEACFDLNPHPVYKASPRFRDTAEEGVNVSSRPQTWEEVTVEFKPGPCHGIGFPSPSPFRIPEEAASVYSEMFEGKPKNVEVTPEGEEQESLLQPDQPDPEFPFQYDPSYRSVREIREHLRTRESAEPESWSCSCIQCELKIGPEEFEELLLLMDKIRDPFIHEISKIAMGMRTASQFTRDFIRDSGVVSLIETLLNYPSSRVRTSFLENMIHMAPPYPNLNMIETFICQVCEETLAHSVGSPEQLLGLRMLRHLTTTTDYHTLVANYMSGFLSLLTTGNARTKFHVLKMLLNLSENPMVAKKLFSAKALSIFVGLFNIEETNDNIQIVIKMFQNISSIIKNGTMSLIDDDFSLEPLISAFHEFEKLAEELQVQIDNQNDPEVGQQS, from the coding sequence ATGACTGGGGCTGAGATTGAGCCTGGTGTCCAGGCCAAGCCTGAAAAGAAGCCTGGAGAAGAGGTTGGAGGTGGGgctgagagagagaatgaagtcCCAATGGTGGTCAGACCAAAGGTTAGGACCCAGGCCACACCTGGGGCAAGGCCCAAAACTGAGTCCAAGGCTATGGCTGGGGCAAGGCCCAAAACCGAGTCCAAGGCAATGGTTGGGGCAAGGCCTAAAACAGAGTCCCAGACAATGGCTGGGGCAAGACCCAAAGCTGAGTCGCAGACAATGGCCGGGGCAAGGCCCAAAACTGAATCCCAGGCAATGGCAGGGGCAAGACTCAAAACTGAAGCCAGGGCAGTAGGTGGGGCACGTCCTAAGACTGAAGCCAAGGCAATCCCTGGGGCAAGGCCCAAGGATGAAGCCCAGGCTTGGGCCCAGACTGAGTTCGGGGCTGAGGCAATGTCGCAATCAGAGGGCGTGTCTCAGACCAATGCAGTAACCTGGCCACTGGTCAATACTGAGTCTGGGTCAGCTGCTAAACCTATGGCCCTATCTGTGGATAGGGAACTGGTCAATGTAGACACTGAGACCTTTCCTGGCTCCCAGGTTCAGACAGGAATCCAACCCTGGTTTGGATCGGGGGAGGAAACTAATATGGGGTCTTGGTGCTATCCCAGGTCCAGGGCCAGAGAGGAGGCCTCTAATGAGTCTGGATTCTGGTCAGCAGATGAGACCTCTACAATGTCCTCTTTCTGGGCTGGAGAAGAGGCCAGTATCAGATCATGGCCTAGGGAAGAGGCCAATACCAGGTCCAGGCACAGGGCCAAACATCAGCCTAATCCCAGATCCAGGCCCAGATCCAAGCAAGAACCCTATATTGATTCCTGGTCTGGGTCTGAGGAAGAGTCTGGCAACCCATTCTGCTTGTGGGCTGGAGAAAATACCAATAATTTGTTCAGGCCCAGAGTCAGGGATGAGGCAAATATGAGGTCCAAGCTCAGGACAAAGAGAGAGGACTTTTTTGAATCTGAGTCTGAAGACGAGTACTATAAAGAGTCTTGGTTTTTACCTGGAGAAGAAGCCAATAGTAGATTCAGACCCAGAGACAAGGAAGAGTCTAATACTGTCTTGAAGCCCAGGGCCCAGAAAGATGTTAATAACAGTGACAGGGTCAAACAAGAGCCCAGGTTTGAGGAGGAAGTCATTATTGGGTCCTGGTTCTGGGCAGAGAAAGAGGTCAGTATGGAGGCTGGGGCTTCAGCCATTTGTGAATCTGAGCCAGGGGCCGAGGAGGGGGCCATTGGTGGATCCTTGTTCTGGGCGGAGGAAAAGTCCAGTTTGGGTGCTGTGGCCAGAGAAGAGACCAGGCCAGAGTCTGAAGAAGAGGCCATATTTGGGTCCTGGTTCTGGGACAGGGATGAGGCCTGCTTTGACTTAAATCCCCATCCTGTGTACAAGGCTAGCCCCAGGTTCAGAGATACAGCTGAGGAGGGAGTTAATGTATCATCCAGGCCCCAAACCTGGGAAGAGGTCACTGTTGAATTCAAACCTGGTCCTTGTCATGGGATTGGCTTCCCATCCCCAAGCCCCTTTAGAATTCCTGAGGAAGCAGCATCCGTATACTCTGAAATGTTTGAGGGAAAGCCCAAGAATGTGGAAGTTACCCCAGAAGGGGAAGAGCAGGAATCTTTGCTTCAGCCTGATCAGCCTGACCCTGAGTTCCCATTTCAGTATGATCCGTCCTACCGGTCAGTCAGGGAAATTCGAGAACATCTTAGGACCAGGGAGAGTGCAGAGCCAGAGAGTTGGTCCTGCAGCTGCATACAGTGTGAGCTTAAAATTGGTCCTGAAGAGTTTGAAGAACTCCTTCTATTAATGGACAAAATTCGAGATCCTTTCATTCATGAAATATCTAAGATTGCCATGGGTATGAGGACTGCTTCTCAGTTTACCCGTGATTTCATTCGCGATTCAGGAGTTGTCTCACTTATTGAAACTTTGCTCAATTATCCCTCCTCCCGAGTTAGGACAAGTTTTTTGGAAAATATGATTCATATGGCTCCACCTTACCCAAATCTAAACATGATTGAGACATTCATATGTCAAGTGTGTGAGGAAACCCTTGCTCATAGCGTGGGTTCCCCTGAGCAGCTGCTTGGATTAAGGATGCTTAGACACCTCACTACAACTACAGACTATCACACACTCGTTGCCAATTATATGTCTGGGTTTCTCTCCTTATTAACCACAGGCAATGCAAGAACAAAATTTCACGTTCTGAAAATGTTATTGAATTTGTCTGAAAATCCTATGGTGGCAAAAAAACTATTCAGTGCCAAGGCTCTATCGATATTTGTGGGTCTCTTTAACATAGAAGAGACAAATGATAACATTCaaattgttattaaaatgttTCAGAATATCAGTAGTATTATAAAAAATGGAACAATGTCCTTAATTGATGATGATTTCAGTCTTGAGCCGCTTATTTCTGCATTCCATGAATTTGAGAAGTTAGCTGAGGAACTGCAAGTCCAAATAGACAATCAGAATGATCCTGAGGTGGGACAGCAAAGCTAA